ATTCGACGGCGATCTGGTCGAGTTGTTCCTCAGCTTGCCGGAGGCGCTGACCGTTTAGCCTCTCCCTCCGGCGCGCGAGCGGCCGCGGCATCCCGCGCCTGCGGCCGCTCGCATCGTCTTCCGATATCATTCACCCCCATTCGTTCCATCCGGTTGCCGCTCTCCCGCCGGGCCTTGCCGCAGCCAACTCCCCCTCCTCTTTTCCCTAAAAAAAAGAGCGCTATCCCGAAAAGATAGCGCCGCTGTACAATTCGCTTCAGGGTAACCCGGCCGCCATCGCTTTCGCTGCAGGCCCGTGGCTTTGCGTTCCCGTTTTTCAGGCGGGTTTGCCTTATGCCGACGACATCCGTATGTGTTGTACATCCATGTAACTGCATCTTACAATAATGGGCAGCGAAATGGAATATCTCTTCACTCCTGAATATCCGCGACCAAGAACGTATACTCGGCGCATGTATACGCCTCGAATTCGTCCGGCCGGTCCGTCGTCACCAGCTCCAAGCATTCCGCCGTTTTGCGGCGCTCGCGGTCCTCCTCGGCGGCATAGCCGTCTTCGGACGCGTCCACATAGACGATATACTTGCCTTCCTCATACATCACGTCCGTGTAAATCGCCGCGCCTTCTTCCGTGTAGCTGACGATGCGGACGGCGTCTTCGCCGCCGCTGGCCGTCACGGCCAAGAACGCGTCGAATCGGTCCAAATTGCCTGCTTCCCTCGGACCAAGTCCGGAATATACGATATCCCCTTCGTCCATCGGCGGCGGCAGCGCCGTCGCCGGCACCGCGGCGCATCCTGCCGCCAGCGCCGCGATCAGCGCCAGCGCCGCTCCCCATCCCGTTCTCACACCGCGTCACCTCTTGACTATCATTAACGCACTCGCTTTGGAAAAAGTTTCACTTTCCCGCGGACGCGGCGCTACCGGCGAAGGTTCCACTCGTCCGTGCCGTACTTCTCCGCGACGAGCCGCGCCGTTTCGGCTTCTTCGGCGGCGCTCAGCGGCTGCGGCGCGAACCGGACGCCGAGCGAGCGCGCCCAGCCGTCCGCGAACGCCGCCTCGGCGTCGGACGCGGCGACGCCGGCGAGCCCCCGCGCGGCGCGCAGGTCGTTGATCGCCGCCGCTTTGTCGGCGAACGAGGCCGCAAGCCGTTCGCGGAGCCGCTCGCTGCGGAACCGCAGCAGCGAGAACAGCTGCTCGATATCGAGATCGAGCAGGATCGAGCCGTGCTGCAGCACGGCGCCGTGCTGGCGCACTTGGGCGCTGCCCGCCACCTTGCGGCCGTCGACGACGAGCTCATACCAAGAAGGCGAATCGAAGCAGGCGGCGGAGCCCGCCGACGCGTATTTCGCCTTCTCCTCCTCGCTCGCCAGCGACACCATCGCCGCATCCAGCCCGAGCGCCCGGAACCCGTGCACGAGCCCTTCGCTCAGCACCCGGTACGACTCCGTGACGGACGTCGGCAGGCCGGGGTATTTCTCCGGCACCGCGATCGAGTACGTCACTTCGACGTCGTGCAGCACCGCGCGGCCGCCCGTCGGCCGGCGCACGAAGCCGAGCCCGCGGCGGCGCACCTCCTCGAGGTCGACCTCGTCCTCGGCCTTCTGGAAGTAGCCGATCGACAGCGTCGCCGGATTCCAGCCGTAGAACCGGAGCGTCGGCGGCGCCTCGCCGGCCCCGACCGCCTTCATCATCGCTTCGTCCGCCGCCATATTGTAGTCGGGGGCGCACGCCCCCGATCGTACCAATCGCCATTCATTCGTCATTTTCGCATCACCCGTCTTCCATCATACCACTTCCCCCGCCCTCTGTAGCAAGAAGAACGACGCCGATTTCGCCCCCGCGAGGACCTTTTTCGAAGAGAATGCTTGTGATTTCCCCTTGGACGCGGATGCGCCTCGGCTTCGGTTATGAACGGCGAATGATTCGTGCATACTAAGTCGTAACGTTTTCAAAGAGACGGCGGTTTTTACATCCGAGGGGGCGAACAACTGTGCGAAAAACCGTGCTGCCGGAGCCGACGCGCTCCATTAACGACCACCTCGCGCTGACGTTCGACCGATCTTGGCACGAGGCGCTCGAAGACCGGCTTGCGAAGAACGGGCCTTGGGACAACTACACGCATTATCAGCTCGCCTACGAGGCGGAGCAAGCGGCGCTCATTCAAAGTTTCGAAGAATTGCAGTGTTTGCGCCATTTGCCGAAGCTGCGGCCCCTGCCCCACCAGCTGGACGCGGCGAAGCGTGTGCTGCACGACATGCGCGGGCGCGCCATACTCGCCGACGAGGTCGGTCTCGGCAAAACGATCGAGGCCGGTTTGATCCTGAAGGAATATATGATCCGCGGGCTTGTGCGCAAGGCGCTCATTCTTGTGCCTGCGTCCTTGGTGCTGCAATGGGTGCGCGAGCTGAACGCGAAGTTCGGCATCTCGGCCGCGGCGCAGAAGAAGGCGTACATGTGGGAGTCGTGCGACGTCGTCGTGGCGTCCATCGACACGGCGAAACGCGATCCGCACCGCGATATCGTGC
This genomic window from Paenibacillus sp. contains:
- a CDS encoding DUF4362 domain-containing protein; protein product: MRTGWGAALALIAALAAGCAAVPATALPPPMDEGDIVYSGLGPREAGNLDRFDAFLAVTASGGEDAVRIVSYTEEGAAIYTDVMYEEGKYIVYVDASEDGYAAEEDRERRKTAECLELVTTDRPDEFEAYTCAEYTFLVADIQE
- a CDS encoding biotin/lipoate A/B protein ligase family protein, whose translation is MTNEWRLVRSGACAPDYNMAADEAMMKAVGAGEAPPTLRFYGWNPATLSIGYFQKAEDEVDLEEVRRRGLGFVRRPTGGRAVLHDVEVTYSIAVPEKYPGLPTSVTESYRVLSEGLVHGFRALGLDAAMVSLASEEEKAKYASAGSAACFDSPSWYELVVDGRKVAGSAQVRQHGAVLQHGSILLDLDIEQLFSLLRFRSERLRERLAASFADKAAAINDLRAARGLAGVAASDAEAAFADGWARSLGVRFAPQPLSAAEEAETARLVAEKYGTDEWNLRR